Part of the Halobaculum halobium genome, GGCCGCCTCGCCGGCGGCCAGAAACGAGCCGAGCCGTCCGGCGACGGCGTCGTCCAGCGCCGGCCACGCTGCCGCGTACGGGGCGGCGCTGGCGCGCCACACGTCGAGGTCAGCGAGCAGGAGGTCGTCGCTCGCGGCCGAGAGCGCGCGCACCGCGCCGGCGGCGTTGGACGCGAGCGGTCGCTCCGGGCGCTCCGAGCGATCCGAGTGATCCGAGTGATCCGAGCGATCCGACGCATCGGGCGCATCGGGCGCGTCGCGATCGTCGCCGGAGCCGGGGCCGGGGTGATCGGTCCCCAGAGCAGCTGCTTCGTCGGTTGCCGACCGCTTCGGTCCGTCCGTCGTCGCGTCGGTGGCGTCGCCCTCGCCGCCGGTCTCGGAGACGCCCGGGAGCACCCCGAGCGCGTACACCGGCGTTGCCGTCACCTGCCCGAGCAGGTCGACGACCGCCGGAGCGATGCCGGCGCCCGTACCGCCCCCGAGCGCGGCACACACGAGCGCGGCGTCCGTGCGCCCGACGGGAAGCGAGTCGACCGCCGCTTGGAGCTCCGGGCGCTCCTCGCGCGCGATCTCCGAGGCGAGGGTCCCGTCGCCGGTGGTTCCCTCGCCGTCGGTGTGGACCGCACCCAGCAGGTGTCGCGCCTCCTCGTCGACGCGCGACAGCGCCGCGAGGTCGCCCGCGTCGGTGTCGACCGCGATGGCGCCGGCGATGTAGTCGACGGCGCGTCGCCCCTCGTCCGCCAGCAGCGCGTCCGCCAGGGCGGTGCCGCCGCCGCCGACGCCGACGATTCCGATCTGCATCTCGAGTGAACGCGGCCCCCGCGGGTACATAATCGTGATGGAGCCCGGAGCGCGCGACTGCACCCGAACGGTCCGCCCCGGCGGACGGGGAAAAGCGGTATGACGCACGCCGCCGTGGTCGTCGTATGGTCGAACTCGAGTCCGTCGCCGCTGTCGCCGACAACGGCGTCATCGGTGACAACGGCGAACTCCCGTGGCCCTCCATCCCCAAGGACAAGCAGCAGTACCGCGACCGGATCGCGAACCACCCGGTGATCCTCGGCCGGACGACGTTCGAGTCGATGCTCGACGACCTCCCGGGCACCGCACAGATCGTCCTCTCGCGCAGCGTCGACTCGGTCGAGGTCGACACGGCCCACGTCGCGGCCGACGCGGACGAGGCGGTCGCGATCGCCGAGTCGCTTGGCGCCGACACCGCGTCCGTGATCGGCGGGGGCGCGATCTACGAGCTGTTCCAACCGCACGTCGACCGGATGGCGCTCAGCCGAGTCCACGGCGAGTACGAGGGCGACACCACCTACCCCCACTGGGACGAGGCCGACTGGGAGTTGGTCGAGGCGACCGAGTACGACCGCTTCACGCTGGAGGAGTGGGTGCGCGTCGACCGCGACGCCGGCGAGTGACCTGCCGGCCGCGCCGCTCATGGGGCCTCCGTGAGCATCGGACCAGCGGAAACCGATAGGTAGCTCGGGCCCGTGGTCAGCATATGACAGCCATCACGTTGCTCGCGCCGGTCTCGCTCTCGATCCCGCTGCTGTTCCTCGTCGGCGTCGTCGGGGGGATCCTCGCGACGCTCGCGATGGACCGCGTGATGGACCAAGTCGACGAGGGGTGGACGCCGCCGAGCGTCGCCGCGGGCGTCCTCACCGATACCCACCCCGACAACTCCCCCGAGCGGCTCGCCACCGCGGTCCACTACGTCGCCGGGACGCTCTCGGGACCGCTGTACGTCTGGCTGCTGCTGGCCGTGGGCAGCGTCCTCGGCACCGGCCTCTTGGGGGCGGTCGTCGCCGGGGTCGTGATGTATCCGCTGATGGTCGGCTTCTTCGCGGTGGTCGTTCTCCCGCGCTCGACGGGGCTCCCCCGGCAGCGCCTTCGGGCCGTCCGCCGGGCGTGGGCGACCGAAGCTGGCGTGTACCTGCTCGTGCTCGTCCCGGTCGTCGGCGTCGCCGCGGCGCTGCTGTAGGCACCGACCAGATCTGGCGGCCGCCCGATCCGTTTTTGAGGCCCACCCCCGTCTCGCCGCCGTGTTCCGACGCATCCGCGAGACCGCCCCGGCCGGCCTCGTCCCGCTGGCGTGGACCTTCGCGATCGCCGCCCACCTCGACCTCGTCACCGACCGGTCCGTCCTGATCGCCCACCTCGTGATGGACGTGTTGCTCGTCGCGTTCGTCGTCCTCTCGTGGACGGACATGCGCGAGGGGGTGTTGCGCGCGTGGCGGACCGTGATCCTCGCGGGCATCCCCGTCACGCTCGCCGGCACGGCGGGGCTGCTCGCACCCGGCCTCGGGACGACGCCGGTGCTGGCGTCGGTCGTCGGCTGGACGCTCCTCCCCGTCCCCGCGCTGGTGTCCACTGCCCGCGCGTCCGCCGGGAGCGCCCGGACGGTGAACGGCGCGGCCGCGGCGCTCTCGCTCGCCGGCGCGGCCGCGTATCTCGCGGGCGTGTTCGTCGGCGGCCCCGCAGACCCGGCGCTCGGCCCCGTCGTCGCCGGACTCGCCCTCGTCGGCGTCGGACAGACGGCGGGAATCGTCGACGCGGTGGTCCGATACTGAGCGGTCTTCCGACGAGAACCGCGAGAAGTTCGCGTCGCCGCCGTCCGGCTACCGCCCCTCCCACTCCGGCTCTCTGTCCTCGAGGAACGCGTCGATCCCCTCGTCTTTGTCCCGGGTCGCGAACAGCCCGACGAACAGCTCCGACTCGTAGTCCAGCCCCTCGTCGAGGCCCATCCGCGATGCGGCCCGCACCGCCTTCTTCGCGTGCTCCAGCGCGACGGGGCTCTTGTCGGCCATCGACGCCGCGAGGTCGTACGCGCGGTCGTCGAACGCGCCGTCGCCGTGCACTTCATCCACGAGCCCGATATCGTCGGCCTCGTGGGCGTCGATCACCTCACCCGAGCAGATCAGCTTCATCGCCTGCCCCTCGCCGACGAGCCTGACGAGCCGCTGGGTGCCCCCGCCGCCGGGGATGAGCCCCAAGTTGATCTCGGGCTGGCCGAGTTTCGCGCGCTCGTGGGCGATGCGCACGTCGCACGCCTGCGCGAGCTCGCAGCCGCCGCCGAGCGCGTGCCCGTTGATCCGGGCGATCACCGGCTGGCGGAGGTCCGCGACGCGCTCGTACACCCGGGGACGCTCGCTCGCGCGACGCTGTTCGGTCACGCCGCGCTCGCGAAGCTCGGTCACGTCCGCGCCGGCGACGAAGGCCCGCGCCTCGTCGGCGCCCGTGAGCACGACGACGCGGACGCCATCGGAGCCGTGTGTCGCCTCGACCGCGTCGAGAACGCGCGTCAGCTCCCCGCGAAGCTGCGCGTTCAGGGCGTTGCGCGCCTCCGGCCGCGAGAGCGTGACCGTGGCGACGCCGTCGACGCGGTCGCCGACCGCACAGTCGACGAACTCGCAGTCGGCGGCGACGCCCTCGGGGTCGGCGTCGTCGCCGGCGTCGTCGCCAACGGCGGCCCCGTCGCGGTCGCTCATCGCGCCGCCCCCGAGCCGTCGCCGGCGGTCGCGCCGCTGCCGCCGACCGAGTCGTCGGCCGGCCGAACCGCCTCACCGTCTTCCCACACGTAGAAGCCCTCGCCGGTCTTCTTCCCCAGCTTTCCGGCGCGGACCTTCCGCTTGAGCGCCTGCGGCGGGCGGAAGCGCTCGCCCAGTTCCTCGCGCAAGTACTCCAGCACGTCGAGGCGCACGTCCAGCCCGATCACGTCGGTGAGCTGCAGCGGCCCCATCGGGTGGTTGTACCCCAACTCCATCGCGGCGTCGATGTCGGCGGCGCTCGCGACACCCTGCTCGTACATCCGGATCGCCTCGACCCCGAGCGCGACGCCCAGGCGGGAGGAGGCGAAGCCGGGCGAGTCGCGCACTTCGACGGCGGTCTTTCCGAGGGACTCGACGAACGAGCGTGCCGTCTCTAGGGTCGCCTCGTCGGTCCGCTCGGCCACGACGACCTCGACCAGTCCCATGAGGTGAACCGGGTTGAAGAAGTGGAGCCCGAGCAGGCGCTCGGGGCGGTCGAGCGCGCTCGCCAGCTCCGTCACCGACAGCGCGGACGTGTTCGACGCCAGCACCGCGCGGTCGCCGGCGTGGGCTTCGGTCTCGCCGAGCACCTCGCGCTTCAGGTCCAAGTCCTCGGGCACCGCCTCGATCACGAGGTCGGCGCCGTCGGCCGCCCTCGCCAGGTCAGTCGCCCCCGTGATCCGATCGAGGGCGGCCGCGCGCTCGGCGGGTTCAACCTTCCCGCGGTCGACGCCCTCCGAGAGGGTGTCGTCGATCCGGGCGAGACCGTCCTCGACGTACGACTCCTCAACGTCGCGCAGGGCGACGTCGTGGCCGGCGGTCGCGGCCGCCTGCGCGATGCCGGCGCCCATCGTGCCCGCGCCCAGTACCGTGACTCGCATAGCTGGGAGGTGCCGCGTGCGGGCATAAGGGTGGGTGGTGCGGCCCTCGGCTCCGGCGGGGCCGACTCCGCTGCACGCACGCGCCGCCTCAGTCGCTCGCGCCCGGCCGATACGCGCGACTGACCGCCTTCCAGCGGTTCGAGCGGAACCGATGGAGGTTCACCGCCAGCGGCACCGCCGTCTCCGCCAGCAGCGAGAGGAGCAGGCCGCCGACTCCGAGCGCGGGGATCACCGTTCCGGCCCACGCCAGCGGCAGCGCCGCGAGGTACGCGCCCGCCAGCGTCGCGACGAAGGGGACGCGGGTGTCGCCGGCGCCCCGCAGCGTGCCCGTGATCGATCCGTCGACGCCGAGCGCGACGACCGAGATCGCCGCGACGCGGACGAAGTCGGCCGACAGCGACAGGTTCGACGGGTCATCGACGAACACGGCCGCGATGGGTTCGGCCGCGGCGACCACGACCGCGGCCGCGACGAGATACACCAACAGCGACAGTCGGGTGATCCCGCGGCCGTACGCCTCGGCTTCCGTCTCGTCGCCGCGGCCGAGCTCCTGCCCGACGAGCGTCGACGCCGCGATCGAGAAGCCCCACGAGAAGCTCCCGATGAGCGCGCGCACCTGCCGGCCGACGCCGACGGCCGCGACGGCCACGGGACCGAACGTCGCCGCGATCGCCAGCAGCGGGAACACGACGAGTCCCTGGGCGGCCCGTCTGGCGACCAGCGGCGCGGAGACGCGACTTATCTGGCCCAGGAGTTCGCGGTCGTGTGGCGACCCGCGGATCCGGAGCGGGACGGGGCTGGCGCCGCGACCGCGGAGGTAGCTCCGGCCGGTCATCCCCCACGCGAAGACGACGGTCACGAGCCCCGTCGCCAGCGCGGTGCCCAGCGCCGCGCCGGCGACGCCCATGTCGAACCCGAGGACGAACGTCGCCGACAGCGCGATGTTGGCGAGGCCGCCGCCCGCGCGGACGACCATCGGGGTGACGGTGTCGCTCACGCCCGCGTACGTCCGGCTGGCGATCAGGTTCAGGAACTCGAACAGGAGGCCCGGCGCGACCACCGCGAGGTAGG contains:
- a CDS encoding dihydrofolate reductase, which encodes MVELESVAAVADNGVIGDNGELPWPSIPKDKQQYRDRIANHPVILGRTTFESMLDDLPGTAQIVLSRSVDSVEVDTAHVAADADEAVAIAESLGADTASVIGGGAIYELFQPHVDRMALSRVHGEYEGDTTYPHWDEADWELVEATEYDRFTLEEWVRVDRDAGE
- a CDS encoding enoyl-CoA hydratase/isomerase family protein, encoding MSDRDGAAVGDDAGDDADPEGVAADCEFVDCAVGDRVDGVATVTLSRPEARNALNAQLRGELTRVLDAVEATHGSDGVRVVVLTGADEARAFVAGADVTELRERGVTEQRRASERPRVYERVADLRQPVIARINGHALGGGCELAQACDVRIAHERAKLGQPEINLGLIPGGGGTQRLVRLVGEGQAMKLICSGEVIDAHEADDIGLVDEVHGDGAFDDRAYDLAASMADKSPVALEHAKKAVRAASRMGLDEGLDYESELFVGLFATRDKDEGIDAFLEDREPEWEGR
- a CDS encoding 3-hydroxyacyl-CoA dehydrogenase family protein, whose amino-acid sequence is MRVTVLGAGTMGAGIAQAAATAGHDVALRDVEESYVEDGLARIDDTLSEGVDRGKVEPAERAAALDRITGATDLARAADGADLVIEAVPEDLDLKREVLGETEAHAGDRAVLASNTSALSVTELASALDRPERLLGLHFFNPVHLMGLVEVVVAERTDEATLETARSFVESLGKTAVEVRDSPGFASSRLGVALGVEAIRMYEQGVASAADIDAAMELGYNHPMGPLQLTDVIGLDVRLDVLEYLREELGERFRPPQALKRKVRAGKLGKKTGEGFYVWEDGEAVRPADDSVGGSGATAGDGSGAAR
- a CDS encoding MATE family efflux transporter, whose translation is MSLVRRAGAALAAALAGAGVIEESRLRATTDLAWPRIVTGFAIMSKRTVDLALVGLVIGPTAVAGLTLANAFWMAAKFVAIGLAGGTVSLVSQNYGGGEDERAAAVVRLSVLIALALAVPAVAAFGLAAEPLVGLLGGDETAIGYGATYLAVVAPGLLFEFLNLIASRTYAGVSDTVTPMVVRAGGGLANIALSATFVLGFDMGVAGAALGTALATGLVTVVFAWGMTGRSYLRGRGASPVPLRIRGSPHDRELLGQISRVSAPLVARRAAQGLVVFPLLAIAATFGPVAVAAVGVGRQVRALIGSFSWGFSIAASTLVGQELGRGDETEAEAYGRGITRLSLLVYLVAAAVVVAAAEPIAAVFVDDPSNLSLSADFVRVAAISVVALGVDGSITGTLRGAGDTRVPFVATLAGAYLAALPLAWAGTVIPALGVGGLLLSLLAETAVPLAVNLHRFRSNRWKAVSRAYRPGASD